The following proteins are encoded in a genomic region of Macrobrachium rosenbergii isolate ZJJX-2024 chromosome 31, ASM4041242v1, whole genome shotgun sequence:
- the LOC136855335 gene encoding tubulin-specific chaperone E-like, whose amino-acid sequence MESGKMMVGSRIECEGARGTVKFIGKVATTPGIWYGVDWDEESRGKHDGTHTGEKYFETRTQTSGSFVRPAKVSAGVSLEEAVRGRYQDDTTIESHHTEQLQRAIRARFVEVVGMEKIGKKQSKLEELENVVLDGWRVYGAGHSDLSKLFPCVQELNLSNSLLSSWKSVANIARQLPRLKFLDLR is encoded by the exons ATGGAAAGTGGGAAGATGATGGTTGGCTCACGCATCGAGTGCGAAGGCGCCAGAGGCACAGTCAAGTTCATAGGAAAGGTCGCCACCACCCCGGGCATCTGGTACGGGGTGGACTGGGACGAGGAATCGAGAGGGAAGCATGACGGGACGCACACGGGCGAGAAGTACTTTGAAACGAG GACACAGACTTCAGGGTCCTTCGTCCGTCCAGCGAAAGTGAGTGCTGGGGTCAGCCTGGAGGAAGCAGTACGAGGTAGATACCAAGATGACACAACCATTGAATCACAC CATACCGAACAGCTCCAGCGAGCGATCAGGGCTCGATTCGTCGAAGTTGTCGGCATGGAGAAGATTGGAAAGAAACAGAG CAAACTGGAGGAACTCGAGAATGTGGTACTAGACGGATGGCGTGTCTACGGCGCTGGGCACAGCGACCTTTCGAAACTCTTCCCATGTGTACAGGAGCTGAACTTGTCAAATTCGCTGCTGTCTTCTTGGAAGAGCGTCGCGAACATAGCACGCCAGTTGCCCAGGCTGAAGTTCTTGGACTTGAGGTAG